One segment of Daphnia magna isolate NIES unplaced genomic scaffold, ASM2063170v1.1 Dm_contigs206, whole genome shotgun sequence DNA contains the following:
- the LOC123467619 gene encoding uncharacterized protein LOC123467619 gives MEGNQHEEYTRQWKKAQELANQHLFKAQTKQKKYYDEGTKSVKYNPGDLMEKKLLLFCILTTLQTTHTIFSSVCDCNYVKTRGILDINSPYYCQNPSTNHQPRYLTNYTLMTKQNPVKTWKGWTCKQWIKTKKITGSFWIGSFDTVYSQETKLLSAIECWEMVNNKKCGGNLMQAGTTTLSFTSTPTGEGKWYAIKEYHALNCLAEEITLKQETPESLVESPFGFLNTTQQEGEYTQNHNTIVWGDRSTNSSNSQIIFKGEGYIELTNSMINVNTSRLLDNNKQIEITFSNKPDINNKEFAQPGFKVVGMPLTFLIFPNQVNVDTWSCNEYADPVANKVKRSTNNEIEFLDNRAKKEAMGKRLYSISYAWGSIRLGHPIITNVEENGIMIKKDTIAYLMVNGSSINTQVSVHNQYDIQDPLPTGTKFEYIVDHSIRLMNTNICIVANENNQIMAENCTENTSRWILDLTNYQWISLETGLCISLHDEEEGRVRWATLKTCSRQGTISESQQWVIEILTTNPDVLDNFPDASIDEFEEIQLEQRTSVTTTVSSPIFGGLLKRNHGRGNIIWDMIGWGLMKHGKSPDEKCLTHNGVNKPITLEACDPNWIKCQTSLQKLLTSNDPLVQSQTTVANCSEASSKGQAFEYSSDFTIRPFNTNNCIKANTTMLILHECSDKSSIWGTFDHTGQLMASDRTGLHSGASDRKCLTRRIDKLSLGHCHGTSQKQHFSFEYRNPHQPRTLTAAAIISLHTQHALFGRNLPILPPLNHRDPKEINYKTNATEGITKNSTITTKSATSMTATTDKSVIPSIAAKVTTSAKTETTTTSIRPTTTTTKPTTTFRTTTTKSTTTTKKPTTTTKNPTTTTQKLTTTTQKPTTTTQKPTTIIQKPSTTTLKTTTITQIPASTPKSTTTSKSTTKSTEAEKLPTITSTTASTTLTSTSLKTTITTKSSTTTEKVNIETTTTDAIKPTSNQTEINSSTEPTLSLKYPTPSQIREQSSETTTTGITKSKDNEEEDIEKIERQHNTTRDKSEFQDNNSNDQLKASTQQKENTAREIVVDDYRPLNDANTSNGLPKSTEELSDLIKYELGKMHEQYKISIETEHDNKLAKEIRDVYCHLSKIKRTQAIILAQTNGLLAAAALGLPMCTRIYGFGQAMTLQQCDPKRISLSAKETKCGFQPFFIYGKNNCTIGLDGWSIHPYSECFWKSQLININGYPHTWQHNATAGDWIKQEATIHTSNLDLIAEFEELHLNSFDYGLRNHPAHGTMEMEQLNILNDLVGRINEGEGKELPDILVTEEQDNQIGNMFSWFDTLKIMALSAIGFILFLICLRIFIACNPIPRIKESFKRRKQSRNVSESDGQEMDSMIPEPIYSAGGANEKPFIREFAPLMTLATETPKETLTSINTPSAPKKGKLYPIEELKWENEQNKECTGSHTTCSYVVGYGMVWEDLCRCTPEDHLKRTINK, from the exons ATGGAGggaaatcaacatgaagaatatACTCGCCAGTGGAAAAAGGCACAAGAATTAGCGAACCaacatttgttcaaagctcaaacgaagcagaaaaagtattATGATGAAGGGACAAAAAGTGTCAAGTACAATCCCGGCGATCTG atggaGAAAAAGTTACTACTCTTTTGCATTCTAACTACATTGCAAACAACCCACACAATCTTCTCGTCTGTATGCGATTGCAACTATGTTAAAACACGAGGAATTCTAGATATTAACTCACCATACTATTGCCAAAACCCCAGCACTAACCATCAACCAAGATACCTAACAAATTATACGCTAATGACTAAACAAAACCCagtaaaaacttggaaaggatggacttgcaaacaatggataaaaactaagaaaataaccggatctttctggatagggtcttttgacacagtttattcacaggaaacaaaattactCTCGGCGATTGAATGCTGGGAgatggtaaataataaaaaatgcgGTGGTAATCTTATGCAGGCAGGAACAACAACGTTGAGTTTTACATCAACTCCTACAGGGGAAGGGAAGTGGTATGCTATCAAAGAATATCATGCATTAAATTGCTTAGCGGAAGagataacattaaaacaagagaCACCAGAAAGCTTAGTGGAAAGCCCATTTGGATTCTTAAACACCACTCAGCAAGAAGGGGAgtatacacaaaatcataACACCATAGTATGGGGAGATAGATcaacaaattcatcaaattcacaaattatttttaaaggtgaagGGTATATAGAATTAACAAACTCAATGATTAATGTAAATACTAGCCGTCTTCTAGATAATAACAAGCAGATAGAAATAACTTTctctaacaaaccagatataaataataaagaatttgcCCAACCTGGATTTAAAGTAGTAGGGATGCCTCtaacatttcttatttttcca AACCAAGTAAATGTAGATACATGGTCTTGCAATGAATACGCAGATCCAGTAGCAAACAAAGTAAAACGGTCGACTaataacgaaattgaatttcttgacaATCGTGCTAAAAAAGAAGCTATGGGAAAAAGACTTTACAGCATATCGTATGCATGGGGATCGATACGATTGGGACATCCTATAATAACaaacgtagaagaaaatggaataatgatTAAAAAAGATACAATTGCGTATCTCATGGTTAATGGCTCATCAATAAACACGCAAGTATCAGTCCACAACCAATATGATATCCAAGATCCTTTGCCAACAGGAACAAAATTCGAATACATCGTAGATCACAGCATAAGGCTTATGAACACTAACATCTGCATCgtggcaaatgaaaacaatcaaattatgGCAGAAAATTGCACCGAAAACACATCAAGGTGGATCCTGGATTTAACCAACTACCAATGGATTTCTCTGGAAACAGGCCTATGCATCTCCttacatgatgaagaagagggACGAGTTAGATGGGCAACACTGAAAACATGCAGTAGACAAGGAACAATTAGTGAAAGTCAACAATGGGTTATCGAAATCCTAACAACAAACCCGGATGTGTTGGACAATTTCCCAGATGCATCCATTGacgaattcgaagaaatcCAGTTGGAACAGAGGACATCCGTAACAACGACCGTCAGTTCGCCAATTTTCGGAGGATTATTGAAGCGGAACCATGGGAGAGGAAACATCATATGGGACATGATAGGATGGGGACTAATGAAACATGGTAAGTCAcccgatgaaaaatgtttaacacacAATGGCGTTAACAAACCAATAACACTCGAAGCATGCGATCCTAACTGGatcaaatgtcaaacaagcctacaaaaattattaacaagtaatgaccccttggtgcaatcacaaacaaCCGTGGCTAACTGTAGCGAAGCATCTAGCAAGGGCCAAGCCTTCGAATATTCCTCAGACTTCACGATAAGACCatttaacacaaacaactgcattaaagcgaacacaacgatgctcatCCTGCACGAATGCTCAGATAAAAGTTCCATCTGGGGAACATTCGATCACACAGGACAATTAATGGCAAGTGATAGAACAGGACTTCATTCAGGCGCTTCGGACCGGAAATGCCTAACAAGACGGATCGACAAATTATCGTTGGGACACTGTCATGGAACAAGccagaaacaacattttagcttCGAGTACCGGAATCCACATCAACCTAGAACATTGACTGCAGCAGCAATAATATCTCTACATACGCAACACGCCTTATTTGGAAGAAATCTACCAATCTTGCCACCATTAAACCATCGTGATCCAAAGGAGattaactataaaacaaacgcaacggaaGGAATAACTAAAAATTCGACCATAACGACAAAGTCAGCAACATCCATGACTGCTACAACAGATAAATCAGTCATACCTTCCATTGCAGCCAAGGTAACAACAAGTGCGaagacagaaacaacaacaacatcgatTAGGCCGACTACAACCACAACAAAACCGACAACAACCttcagaacaacaacaacaaaatcaactactaccacaaaaaagccgacaacaaccacaaaaaatccgaccacaaccacacaaaaactgaccacaaccacacaaaaaccgaccactaccacacaaaaaccgaccaccATCATTCAAAAGCCAAGTACTACCACACTAAAAACAACCACTATCACACAAATACCAGCCTCTACACCCAAATCAACTACAACATCAAAATCTACTACAAAAtcaacagaagcagagaaatTACCAACAATAACATCAACAACCGCATCAACAACATTAACTAGTACATCACTCAAAACGACTATCACGACAAAGTCATctacaactacagaaaaagttaACATAGAaaccacaacgacagacgCAATAAAACCAACATCTAACCAAACTGAAATTAATTCGTCCACCGAGCCAACTCTAAGCCTAAAATATCCCACACCAAGTCAAATAAGAGAACAGTCAAGTGAAACAACAACCACTggaataacaaaatcaaaggataacgaagaagaagatataGAAAAAATTGAGAGACAACACAATACAACCCGTGATAAGTCAGAATTTCAAGACAACAATTCAAATGATCAATTGAAGGCttcaacacaacaaaaagaaaatacagcacGCGAAATTGTAGTAGATGACTATCGACCGCTAAATGACGCTAATACAAGTAACGGTCTACCAAAATCCACTGAGGAGCTAAGTGACTTGATAAAATACGAGCTTGGAAAAATGCACGAGCAATACAAAATCAGtattgaaactgaacacgacaataaattggcaaaagaaattcgagATGTGTACTGTCACCtatcaaaaataaaacgaacgCAAGCCATAATCTTAGCCCAAACAAATGGATTGCTTGCAGCCGCCGCACTCGGACTTCCAATGTGTACAAGGATATATGGTTTTGGTCAAGCCATGACCTTGCAACAATGCGACCCAAAAAGGATATCACTATCAGCAAAAGAGACAAAGTGTGGGTTCCAGCCATTTTTCATTtacggaaaaaacaactgtacgATCGGACTCGACGGATGGTCTATTCATCCGTATTCAGAGTGTTTTTGGAAATCACAATTGATAAACATCAACGGATACCCTCATACGTGGCAACATAACGCAACAGCAGGAGACTGGATTAAACAAGAGGCGACCATACACACCTCAAATCTGGATTTAATTGCAGAGTTCGAAGAACTGCACTTAAACAGTTTCGACTATGGGTTAAGGAACCATCCAGCTCATggaacaatggaaatggaacagctgaacATCTTAAATGACCTGGTGGGACGAATCAATGAAGGCGAAGGCAAAGAGTTGCCTGACATCCTAGTAACAGAAGAACAGGACAATCAAATCGGAAAcatgttttcctggtttgataCATTAAAAATCATGGCTCTCTCAGCGATAGGATTCATCCTATTTCTCATCTgtctaagaatttttattgcctgtAATCCTATTCCACGGATTAAGGAAAGCTTCAAACGACGCAAGCAATCACGTAACGTGAGCGAAAGTGATGGTCAAGAAATGGATTCAATGATACCAGAACCCATCTACAGCGCTGgaggagcaaatgaaaaaccgtTCATTAGGGAATTTGCACCTTTAATGACGTTAGCAAcagaaacaccaaaagaaaCCCTTACGTCGATAAACACACCAAGTgcaccaaagaaaggaaaattgtaccctatcgaagaattaaaatgggaaaacgagcaaaacaaggaatgtaCAGGTAGCCACACGACCTGCAGCTATGTCGTTGGATACGGAATGGTGTGGGAGGATCTATGCAGATGTACTCCAGAAGACCATTTAAAACGTacaattaacaaataa